A single genomic interval of Clostridium facile harbors:
- a CDS encoding MBL fold metallo-hydrolase, translated as MKIKQYVLGPVQTNCFVVYNDQNQAAIIDPGANGAQIVDAVQKDGKEITMVLLTHGHFDHIGGVHEIQEKTNCKVYIHEQDQELLQDPSKNLSKLFQKVISKNFTSAEADVLLKDGDTIPFGEITFHVMHTPGHSRGSCMYLTDGVIFSGDTIFKREIGRNDTYGGDPVAQQKSLQRIAAIPGDSIICTGHGENTTLEEEKKYNPYFPR; from the coding sequence ATGAAGATAAAACAATATGTATTAGGTCCGGTACAAACCAACTGTTTTGTTGTATACAACGACCAAAATCAGGCAGCTATCATTGACCCAGGTGCGAATGGAGCACAGATTGTAGATGCTGTCCAAAAGGATGGAAAAGAAATTACGATGGTATTGTTAACCCACGGACATTTTGACCATATTGGTGGGGTACATGAAATCCAAGAAAAGACCAATTGTAAAGTATATATCCATGAACAGGATCAGGAGTTACTGCAAGATCCTAGCAAAAATTTATCCAAATTGTTCCAGAAGGTAATATCGAAGAATTTTACCTCTGCGGAAGCAGATGTTTTGTTGAAAGATGGAGATACGATTCCATTTGGAGAAATCACCTTCCATGTAATGCACACACCAGGACATTCTAGGGGAAGCTGTATGTATTTGACAGATGGTGTTATTTTCTCTGGGGATACTATATTTAAACGAGAAATCGGACGCAATGATACCTATGGTGGAGACCCTGTGGCACAGCAAAAATCATTGCAACGGATTGCTGCAATTCCAGGGGATTCTATTATTTGTACAGGGCATGGTGAAAATACTACTTTGGAGGAAGAAAAAAAATATAATCCTTATTTTCCTCGGTAG
- a CDS encoding RelA/SpoT family protein, giving the protein MEYTFQTLLDVLKATDRPFDLDKITKAYEVAKDAHTGQLRLSGEPYVTHPIAVACILAELGMDNECVEAALLHDVVEDTTVSLEEVKKKFGEDVALLVDGVTKLGKIPLTTKEEQQAENVRKMLLAMAKDIRVVIIKLADRLHNMRTAEFWPEQKQRDKSLETMEVYAPIAHRLGIRPVKEELEDLALQYLDPVAYREIQQKLKDRALNNQNYIEYIKQKIAARLQELNISAKIDGRVKSIYGIYRKVYMAGREFDEVYDIYAIRVIVDSVLECYNILGAMHDLFTPIPNRFKDYISMPKPNMYQSLHTTVIAKEGIPFEIQIRTWEMHYTAEYGIAAHWKYKEGIRGKDNLEERLAWVRQIIEAQQESQDAEDIMQSIKTDIGSEEVFVFTPKGDVKALPVGSTVIDFAYAIHSAVGNRMIGAKIDGRIVSLDTKLKTGQVVEIITIKSENHGPSRNWLKIVATSEARSKIRSWFKKERREENIVEGKAELERELKRNKIYLPDEQMAEFLEGMCKKNHCENLEEFYAAIGYGGISLSKIIPRVKEAYIKLIKSEQEPVSEAPKITHTKATSGVIVEGIDNCLVKFAQCCNPLPGDDIIGFITRGHGVSIHKKDCVNVLSSMKDPSQVDRWIHVRWEQSAPTSYRSTLDIVADSRTGLLADVSVVLANFRVPIHEINARELKNGNANIVVTIAIAGVEQLNNIIQRIHKIEGVISVERANK; this is encoded by the coding sequence ATGGAGTATACATTTCAAACATTATTGGATGTGTTAAAAGCAACCGACAGACCGTTTGATCTGGATAAAATTACAAAGGCATATGAAGTGGCAAAAGATGCACATACAGGGCAGCTGCGTCTTTCTGGTGAACCATATGTAACCCATCCAATTGCTGTGGCTTGTATACTGGCAGAATTGGGGATGGATAACGAGTGTGTAGAAGCAGCGTTGCTGCATGATGTAGTGGAAGACACCACCGTCTCGTTGGAAGAAGTAAAAAAGAAGTTTGGGGAAGATGTTGCCTTATTGGTGGATGGCGTTACAAAACTGGGCAAAATCCCATTGACAACAAAAGAGGAACAGCAAGCAGAAAATGTCCGGAAAATGTTGCTGGCGATGGCGAAGGATATCCGTGTGGTTATTATCAAACTAGCAGACCGGTTGCACAACATGCGTACTGCGGAATTTTGGCCAGAACAAAAACAACGGGATAAATCTTTGGAAACTATGGAGGTTTATGCGCCAATTGCCCACCGTTTGGGAATACGGCCAGTAAAAGAAGAGCTAGAGGACCTTGCATTGCAATATTTGGATCCAGTTGCTTATCGAGAAATCCAACAAAAATTAAAGGATCGCGCCCTAAACAACCAAAACTATATTGAGTATATCAAACAGAAAATTGCCGCCCGTTTACAGGAGTTAAATATTTCTGCTAAGATTGATGGACGAGTAAAAAGTATTTATGGAATTTACCGGAAAGTATATATGGCAGGGCGGGAATTTGATGAAGTATATGATATTTATGCGATCCGTGTGATTGTGGATTCTGTGCTAGAATGTTATAATATTTTAGGTGCGATGCACGATTTATTTACACCGATTCCAAACCGATTTAAAGATTATATTTCGATGCCAAAACCGAATATGTATCAATCATTGCATACTACCGTGATTGCTAAAGAAGGGATTCCGTTCGAAATTCAGATTAGGACATGGGAAATGCACTATACCGCGGAATATGGGATTGCCGCACATTGGAAATACAAAGAAGGAATCCGTGGAAAAGATAATCTGGAAGAGCGTTTGGCGTGGGTAAGGCAGATTATTGAAGCACAGCAAGAATCCCAAGATGCGGAAGATATTATGCAAAGTATCAAAACCGATATTGGTTCAGAGGAAGTTTTTGTGTTTACCCCAAAAGGAGATGTAAAAGCATTACCAGTTGGGTCTACCGTGATTGACTTTGCATATGCGATTCACAGCGCAGTTGGGAACCGTATGATTGGTGCAAAAATTGATGGACGTATTGTATCATTAGACACTAAGTTGAAAACTGGTCAAGTGGTTGAAATTATCACCATTAAGTCGGAAAATCATGGTCCAAGTAGAAACTGGCTAAAAATTGTCGCTACCAGTGAAGCACGCAGTAAAATCCGTTCCTGGTTTAAAAAAGAACGCAGGGAAGAGAATATTGTAGAAGGAAAAGCAGAATTAGAACGAGAATTAAAACGCAATAAAATTTATCTCCCGGATGAACAAATGGCAGAATTTTTGGAAGGAATGTGCAAAAAAAACCATTGCGAAAACCTGGAAGAATTTTATGCTGCCATTGGATATGGAGGTATCAGTTTATCCAAAATTATTCCAAGGGTCAAAGAAGCATATATTAAACTGATTAAATCAGAACAGGAACCTGTTTCAGAAGCCCCAAAAATTACTCATACCAAAGCAACGAGCGGGGTAATTGTAGAAGGGATTGATAATTGCTTGGTGAAATTTGCCCAGTGTTGTAATCCTTTGCCAGGCGACGATATTATTGGATTTATCACCCGTGGCCATGGGGTCTCAATTCACAAAAAAGATTGTGTCAATGTGCTTTCTTCTATGAAAGACCCTTCTCAGGTAGACCGTTGGATTCATGTTCGTTGGGAGCAATCCGCACCAACCAGTTATCGTTCCACTTTGGATATTGTGGCAGATTCCCGCACAGGGCTATTAGCTGATGTCAGCGTGGTTTTGGCAAACTTTAGGGTACCAATTCACGAAATTAATGCTCGCGAACTCAAAAATGGAAATGCCAATATTGTGGTTACCATTGCGATTGCGGGTGTAGAACAGTTAAATAACATTATCCAAAGAATCCATAAGATTGAAGGAGTTATCTCAGTAGAGCGTGCGAATAAATAG
- the yabQ gene encoding spore cortex biosynthesis protein YabQ: protein MNMILSPEAVIFLWSTLLGTVLGVCYDIFRILRIAVPSGKVLIFIEDLLFFLLAAIVSFFFYQAVNQGIIRGYFLIGELLGFVLYYGTIGKIVYRCAEWIIRWIKKIFGFIFRILLFPLKQIFRLFRKPLRYLRNVFRKLWKKLKNILQSKAVMVYNYFNPKNKWKQREQQPVRKKGRIWRKLKRKGNQKISYLK, encoded by the coding sequence ATGAATATGATTTTGTCGCCTGAAGCAGTCATTTTTTTATGGTCTACTTTATTGGGGACTGTGTTGGGTGTTTGCTATGATATATTCCGTATTTTACGGATTGCTGTGCCATCTGGAAAAGTATTGATTTTTATAGAAGACTTACTCTTTTTTTTATTGGCGGCAATTGTCAGCTTTTTCTTTTATCAGGCAGTAAATCAGGGAATTATACGAGGTTATTTTTTAATTGGAGAATTGCTGGGCTTTGTATTGTATTATGGTACCATTGGCAAGATTGTTTACCGATGTGCAGAATGGATTATTCGATGGATAAAAAAGATTTTTGGTTTTATTTTCCGGATTCTTCTATTTCCATTGAAGCAGATTTTCCGGTTATTTCGAAAACCATTGCGTTATTTACGGAATGTTTTCAGAAAATTATGGAAAAAACTGAAAAATATCTTGCAGTCGAAAGCAGTTATGGTGTATAATTACTTTAATCCGAAAAATAAATGGAAACAGCGGGAGCAACAACCTGTCAGAAAGAAAGGCCGGATATGGCGAAAATTAAAAAGAAAAGGAAACCAAAAAATATCATATTTAAAATAG
- the dtd gene encoding D-aminoacyl-tRNA deacylase: MKAILQRTTHSSVSIDGEIVGEIQQGFMVLLGIIEGDTKKEADTLATKLAGLRVFSDEQDRMNLSLQDINGGILLVSNFTLGADCKKGRRPSFSKAARPEVAKPLYEYFIQQLHINGVEQVETGEFGADMELNITNDGPVTIILDTDELIVK; encoded by the coding sequence ATGAAAGCAATTTTACAACGTACTACCCATTCCAGTGTATCCATTGACGGAGAAATAGTTGGGGAAATTCAACAAGGGTTTATGGTATTGTTGGGAATTATAGAAGGGGATACCAAAAAAGAAGCAGATACCCTTGCCACAAAACTGGCAGGACTTCGGGTATTTTCTGACGAGCAGGATAGAATGAATCTTTCTTTGCAAGATATCAACGGTGGAATTTTGTTGGTATCCAATTTTACTTTGGGTGCAGACTGCAAAAAAGGGCGTAGGCCTTCTTTTTCTAAGGCTGCCAGGCCAGAAGTGGCGAAACCACTATACGAATATTTTATTCAACAGCTACACATAAATGGAGTGGAACAGGTGGAGACTGGTGAGTTTGGAGCGGATATGGAATTGAACATTACCAATGATGGACCTGTTACCATTATTTTGGATACTGACGAACTAATTGTCAAATAA
- a CDS encoding HU family DNA-binding protein translates to MTKSELISVVASKAELSKKDAEKAVVAAIEAITEALTEGDKVQLVGFGTFEVRERKARDGRNPLNGEPMHIPATKVPAFKAGKALKDAVAK, encoded by the coding sequence ATGACAAAATCTGAGTTAATCAGTGTTGTAGCTTCTAAAGCAGAACTTTCAAAAAAAGACGCAGAAAAAGCAGTTGTAGCTGCAATTGAAGCAATTACAGAAGCTCTGACAGAAGGCGATAAAGTACAGCTTGTTGGATTTGGTACATTTGAAGTTCGTGAGCGTAAAGCAAGAGATGGCAGAAACCCATTAAACGGTGAACCTATGCACATTCCTGCTACAAAAGTTCCTGCTTTTAAAGCTGGAAAAGCTTTAAAAGACGCTGTTGCGAAATAA
- a CDS encoding zinc ribbon domain-containing protein, producing the protein MGVWEEIWDKTKDVANAAGKKTGEIVEISKYKIQVAQINGDIRSQYEKLGNAVYNMVKADYENPELVNSIVDEIDDLLDHLKETEDKIAELKKVIKCPCCGYNNPQEASYCSKCGCKLEQQEKSDEIHVEPAEEQDWIPEETEQPQEN; encoded by the coding sequence ATGGGTGTATGGGAAGAAATTTGGGATAAGACCAAAGATGTGGCGAATGCAGCCGGAAAAAAAACAGGTGAAATTGTAGAGATTTCAAAATACAAAATACAAGTAGCACAGATTAATGGTGACATCCGTTCCCAGTATGAAAAGTTAGGCAATGCTGTTTATAACATGGTCAAAGCGGATTATGAAAATCCTGAACTAGTAAATTCTATTGTGGATGAGATTGATGACTTGCTAGACCATTTAAAAGAAACAGAGGATAAAATAGCGGAACTAAAAAAAGTAATCAAATGCCCTTGCTGCGGTTATAATAATCCTCAGGAAGCTTCTTATTGTTCTAAGTGTGGATGTAAACTGGAACAACAGGAAAAATCAGATGAAATCCATGTAGAACCAGCGGAAGAACAGGATTGGATTCCAGAAGAAACGGAACAGCCACAAGAAAATTAG
- the hemZ gene encoding coproporphyrinogen dehydrogenase HemZ produces the protein MKLSLIGHNHKYQIESLIKIFFPTVRFSDHDQSGTEKDWVITRKKQGKHHIYLLAIACLNGKKQAAHFVMAQDVSEQEARLQLCAALYLALSRLLNRQLPWGMMTGIRPVKTVHQLMEQGNSPEQVRKILKTKYFVSDEKIDLCLKTFSVQQRCFVMECQPKVFSLYISIPFCPTRCSYCSFVSQAIATKASIELMREYVKNLIAELAVTGEIVKNLGLKLESVYFGGGTPTALSAELLEELFVCIQKHFDLSQLSEYTVEAGRPDTITLEKLQVLKKYRVSRISINPQSFNDEVLRNVGRKHTAQDVIDCYQMARKLGISCINMDLIAGLPLESLESFQHSIDQAIALQPENITVHTLTIKRSSDFYAAGEKPNRNSLVAEMVSYAGNHLRQAGYMPYYLYRQKNMIDNLENVGYSKPGFESPYNVYIMEENQTILAVGAGAVTKLVDETGISRIFNYKYPYEYNNGFSEMIRRKQQVVNFYEK, from the coding sequence ATGAAACTCAGTTTAATTGGCCACAATCATAAATATCAAATTGAAAGTTTAATTAAAATATTTTTTCCCACGGTCCGCTTTTCAGACCATGACCAATCTGGGACAGAGAAAGATTGGGTGATTACCCGCAAAAAACAGGGAAAACACCACATTTATTTGCTGGCCATTGCCTGTTTGAATGGAAAAAAACAGGCTGCGCATTTTGTAATGGCACAGGATGTTTCGGAACAGGAAGCCCGTTTGCAGCTTTGCGCCGCGTTATATTTAGCCTTATCCCGTTTGTTGAATCGCCAGTTGCCGTGGGGGATGATGACGGGAATACGACCGGTGAAAACGGTCCATCAGTTGATGGAGCAGGGAAATTCTCCTGAACAAGTAAGAAAAATTTTAAAAACCAAATATTTTGTCAGTGATGAAAAAATTGATTTATGTCTAAAAACCTTTTCCGTACAGCAAAGGTGCTTTGTAATGGAATGTCAGCCCAAAGTATTTAGTTTATATATTTCCATTCCTTTTTGCCCTACAAGATGTAGTTATTGCTCCTTTGTTTCTCAGGCAATTGCGACCAAAGCGTCGATAGAATTGATGAGGGAATATGTCAAAAATCTAATAGCCGAACTAGCAGTAACCGGAGAGATTGTGAAAAATCTTGGTTTAAAGTTGGAATCAGTTTATTTTGGCGGCGGAACACCTACCGCGTTGAGTGCAGAACTGTTGGAAGAACTTTTTGTCTGTATCCAAAAGCATTTTGACCTTAGTCAGTTATCGGAATACACAGTGGAAGCTGGTCGTCCGGATACGATTACACTGGAAAAATTACAAGTATTAAAGAAATATCGAGTATCCCGTATTAGTATTAATCCGCAAAGCTTCAATGATGAAGTGTTGCGGAATGTAGGGCGGAAGCATACAGCGCAGGATGTAATAGATTGTTACCAGATGGCTCGGAAATTAGGGATTTCCTGCATTAACATGGATTTGATTGCAGGGCTGCCTTTGGAAAGCTTAGAGAGCTTCCAACATTCGATTGATCAGGCAATTGCTTTACAACCAGAAAATATTACGGTACATACCCTTACTATCAAACGGTCTTCTGATTTTTATGCAGCAGGGGAAAAACCCAATCGGAACAGCCTGGTTGCAGAAATGGTTTCTTATGCTGGAAATCATCTGCGACAAGCAGGATATATGCCCTATTACCTTTATCGGCAGAAAAATATGATTGATAACCTGGAAAATGTAGGATATTCCAAACCGGGATTTGAAAGCCCTTATAATGTGTATATCATGGAAGAAAATCAGACTATTTTGGCGGTGGGCGCTGGTGCTGTTACAAAATTAGTAGATGAAACAGGGATTTCCCGTATTTTTAACTATAAATATCCATATGAATACAACAATGGATTTAGCGAGATGATTCGCCGGAAACAGCAGGTGGTGAATTTTTATGAGAAATGA
- a CDS encoding uridine kinase family protein, whose product MRNDQFNVQTINLMAMQGAHHIVDYSERKYRNEIQRVAQRINSNKKCKKIILISGPSASGKTTTAQLLCKELEHLGVQSVMISLDDFFLNADKTPILPSGERDFESVRALNLNLFHRCCQELLEQKWTRIPCYDFKQGKRSGDRFLEITNHVVIVEGIHALNPLMIPEGKEKNIYRVYISVQSEYESDGQIVLTSRNIRLMRRILRDSKHRNASAKKTLQMWRNVVEGERKYIIPYQNRADDVIDSLHLYEPLLYKEMLLPLLEQVQDPEYHKTVETLQNALQLFETIGLEELPSGSLINEFAK is encoded by the coding sequence ATGAGAAATGATCAATTTAACGTCCAAACAATAAACCTGATGGCTATGCAAGGCGCGCACCATATTGTGGATTACTCTGAACGGAAATATCGGAATGAAATCCAGCGGGTGGCACAACGAATTAACAGCAATAAAAAATGCAAAAAAATTATTTTAATATCTGGACCTTCTGCCTCTGGAAAGACGACAACTGCCCAGTTGCTCTGTAAGGAGTTGGAGCATTTGGGGGTACAATCTGTTATGATTTCCTTGGATGATTTTTTTCTGAATGCGGATAAAACCCCTATTTTGCCCAGTGGAGAACGGGATTTCGAAAGTGTGCGAGCACTGAATTTAAACTTGTTCCACCGTTGCTGCCAAGAACTATTGGAACAGAAATGGACTCGTATCCCTTGTTATGACTTTAAACAGGGAAAACGTTCTGGAGATCGTTTTTTGGAGATTACCAATCATGTTGTGATTGTAGAAGGGATTCATGCATTAAACCCATTAATGATTCCAGAAGGCAAAGAGAAAAATATTTACCGGGTTTATATTTCCGTCCAAAGTGAATATGAATCCGATGGGCAGATTGTATTGACATCCAGAAATATTAGATTGATGCGTCGAATTTTGCGGGATAGCAAACATAGAAATGCCTCTGCGAAAAAAACGTTGCAGATGTGGCGGAATGTGGTGGAAGGGGAACGAAAATATATTATCCCTTACCAAAATCGGGCGGATGATGTAATTGACTCCCTGCATCTTTATGAGCCGTTGCTCTATAAAGAAATGCTATTGCCACTATTGGAACAAGTACAAGACCCAGAATATCACAAAACAGTGGAAACTTTACAAAATGCATTGCAACTTTTTGAAACAATTGGATTAGAAGAACTTCCAAGCGGTTCTCTGATTAACGAGTTTGCAAAATAA
- the mazG gene encoding nucleoside triphosphate pyrophosphohydrolase: MVDFEQKEHYKIEDLLDIMKILRGENGCPWDQVQTHQSIRKNMIEETYEVVEAIDKEDPILLQEELGDVLMQVVFHSQIEESEGRFTFDDVCDGVCKKLIVRHPHVFGNLSVADSDEVLTNWDSIKRKTKGQTSFTETLQSVPAVLPALMKSEKIQSRAAKAGFEYPNIAGAMYDLVSEVEELKQAVTDGNQENIDEELGDVLFSCVNVSRFAKIDSEHSLTKSCNKFISRFAKVEHLCREQGMEMTEASLEQLDELWKKAKTIQ, translated from the coding sequence ATGGTGGATTTTGAGCAGAAAGAGCATTACAAGATAGAAGACCTTTTGGACATCATGAAAATCCTTCGTGGGGAAAATGGTTGTCCTTGGGACCAGGTGCAGACTCACCAGTCAATCCGCAAAAATATGATTGAAGAGACCTATGAAGTCGTAGAAGCGATTGACAAGGAAGATCCCATCCTATTACAGGAAGAATTGGGAGACGTCCTGATGCAAGTGGTATTCCATTCCCAGATTGAGGAATCGGAAGGTCGTTTTACCTTTGATGATGTTTGTGATGGGGTTTGTAAAAAGCTAATAGTACGACATCCTCATGTGTTTGGAAACCTCTCTGTTGCTGACTCCGATGAAGTGCTGACAAACTGGGATAGTATTAAACGGAAAACAAAGGGGCAAACTTCTTTTACAGAAACATTGCAAAGTGTTCCGGCAGTACTGCCAGCTTTGATGAAAAGTGAAAAGATACAAAGCAGAGCTGCAAAAGCAGGATTTGAATACCCAAATATTGCAGGAGCAATGTATGATTTGGTCAGTGAAGTGGAAGAATTAAAACAAGCCGTTACAGATGGAAACCAGGAGAATATAGACGAGGAATTAGGGGATGTGTTGTTTAGTTGTGTTAATGTATCCCGTTTTGCAAAGATAGATAGCGAACATTCCTTAACAAAATCCTGCAACAAATTTATTTCCCGCTTCGCTAAGGTAGAACATCTGTGTCGGGAACAAGGAATGGAAATGACTGAGGCAAGCCTGGAACAGTTAGATGAACTTTGGAAAAAAGCAAAGACCATTCAGTAA
- a CDS encoding RNA-binding S4 domain-containing protein, producing MRLDKYLKVTRLIKRRTVANEACDAKRIEVNGKPARASYDVKIGDIIQINLGANPLKVKVLSISEHVTKADASDHYQVIEA from the coding sequence ATGCGTTTAGATAAATATTTAAAAGTAACAAGGCTAATTAAACGCCGAACAGTGGCGAATGAAGCCTGTGATGCCAAAAGAATAGAAGTAAATGGAAAGCCAGCTAGAGCTTCCTATGATGTAAAAATTGGAGATATCATTCAAATTAACCTGGGAGCAAATCCATTGAAAGTAAAAGTGCTGAGCATTAGCGAACATGTAACCAAGGCAGATGCTTCGGACCATTACCAAGTAATAGAGGCATAA
- a CDS encoding FtsB family cell division protein, which translates to MAKIKKKRKPKNIIFKIAVLVFAIAVVGRLVTLQVDIAQKKRELVALQAKVEQQTNENKELQQLLDSGMDRAYIEKIAREKLGYVSPRERVFVDITQE; encoded by the coding sequence ATGGCGAAAATTAAAAAGAAAAGGAAACCAAAAAATATCATATTTAAAATAGCAGTTTTGGTTTTTGCCATTGCAGTAGTAGGGCGTTTGGTAACGTTACAGGTGGATATTGCGCAAAAAAAGCGTGAGCTAGTGGCGTTACAGGCCAAGGTGGAACAACAAACCAATGAAAACAAAGAACTGCAACAATTGCTGGATTCTGGTATGGACCGGGCTTATATTGAAAAAATAGCCCGAGAAAAACTGGGGTATGTTTCCCCGCGCGAACGGGTATTTGTAGATATTACACAAGAATAA
- a CDS encoding S1 RNA-binding domain-containing protein: MQLDVGKILEGKVTGITNFGAFVDLGEGKTGMVHISEISNGYVKEISDHLKEGDQVKVKVLKVGDDGKISLSIKQAQPKPDAPQSGNRQTQRPRSGGPRNFDRPKNNAPMSFEDMLNKFKQSSEEKMSDIKRNMDGKRGSSYSRRGNRS; this comes from the coding sequence ATGCAGCTTGATGTGGGTAAAATTTTAGAAGGTAAAGTTACAGGAATTACAAATTTTGGTGCTTTTGTTGATTTAGGGGAAGGAAAAACAGGAATGGTACATATTTCTGAAATTTCGAACGGTTATGTAAAAGAAATTTCGGACCATTTAAAAGAAGGGGACCAAGTCAAGGTAAAAGTGCTAAAAGTCGGTGACGATGGCAAGATTAGCTTGTCAATAAAACAAGCGCAGCCAAAACCAGACGCTCCTCAATCCGGGAACCGTCAAACACAACGCCCTCGTTCTGGAGGACCACGCAATTTTGACCGTCCAAAAAATAATGCTCCAATGTCGTTTGAAGACATGCTGAATAAGTTTAAACAGAGTAGCGAAGAAAAAATGTCTGATATTAAACGCAACATGGATGGGAAACGTGGTAGTTCCTATTCCCGTAGAGGGAACCGTTCTTAA
- the yabP gene encoding sporulation protein YabP, with translation MIEETKRVAVQNIILENRKSLTVSGVKDVDSFDDRSVAMETNLGMLTVKGVDLHINQFNTDTGELSLEGTVDSLVYSEQEKRSASSFFTKLFK, from the coding sequence ATGATTGAGGAAACGAAACGTGTTGCGGTACAGAATATTATATTGGAAAACAGGAAAAGCCTAACAGTATCCGGTGTGAAAGATGTAGATAGTTTTGATGACCGTTCTGTTGCTATGGAAACAAATTTAGGTATGTTGACAGTGAAAGGAGTAGATCTACATATCAATCAATTCAATACGGATACTGGAGAACTTTCCTTGGAAGGGACAGTGGATTCCTTGGTGTATAGTGAACAGGAAAAACGTTCTGCTTCTAGCTTTTTTACCAAGCTTTTTAAATAG
- a CDS encoding uracil-DNA glycosylase, translating to MVQIGNDWDTILAEEFEQEYYQKLRKILAHEYKTQTIYPNMYDIFNALKYTSYENAKVVILGQDPYHGPGQAHGLSFSVKKGMNVPPSLQNIYKEIQADLGLPIPTHGELTQWAKQGVMLLNTVLTVRARSANSHKDIGWQIFTDHIVQKLNEREKPLVFLLWGANAKRKRELITSPQHLILEAAHPSPYSAYNGFFGCHHFSKANEFLKQTGQQPIDWRID from the coding sequence ATGGTACAAATCGGAAACGATTGGGACACAATATTAGCAGAGGAATTTGAACAGGAATATTACCAAAAATTGCGGAAAATATTAGCACATGAATACAAAACGCAAACAATCTATCCAAATATGTACGATATTTTTAACGCTCTGAAATATACTTCCTACGAAAACGCAAAAGTTGTTATTTTAGGACAGGACCCTTACCATGGTCCTGGACAAGCCCATGGTTTGTCTTTTTCTGTGAAAAAAGGAATGAATGTCCCTCCATCCCTACAAAATATTTATAAAGAAATTCAAGCCGATTTGGGCTTGCCAATCCCAACCCATGGAGAGTTGACGCAATGGGCAAAACAAGGGGTTATGTTACTCAATACTGTGCTGACAGTACGTGCCCGTTCCGCTAACAGCCATAAGGATATTGGTTGGCAAATTTTTACCGACCATATTGTACAAAAATTAAATGAACGAGAAAAACCTCTGGTCTTTTTACTATGGGGGGCAAACGCCAAAAGAAAACGGGAACTTATTACTTCCCCACAGCATTTGATTTTAGAAGCAGCCCATCCAAGCCCATATTCTGCATACAATGGATTTTTTGGGTGCCACCATTTTTCCAAAGCCAACGAATTTTTAAAACAAACCGGTCAACAGCCAATTGATTGGCGGATTGACTAA
- a CDS encoding 5'-methylthioadenosine/adenosylhomocysteine nucleosidase: protein MKIGIIGAMDSEVDGLKHQLEDYTVESISTVDFFSGKLCGVEVIVAKAGVGKVNAAICAQTMILAYRPDAIINIGVSGGYHSLNIGDVVVANAVVEHDMDTSPLGDPKGYISGLNLVQMPANSHLSQQLISAAERVGVYCKSGLIASGDQFINSNSKVEELYREFHAIAYEMEGASIGHVCTQNKLPFAVLRAISDNGDDNSNIDFPTFVQMAAERSISIILGFLTALSKAH, encoded by the coding sequence ATGAAAATCGGGATTATTGGTGCGATGGATAGTGAAGTGGATGGATTAAAACATCAACTAGAGGATTATACTGTTGAATCGATTAGTACTGTGGATTTTTTTTCGGGAAAATTGTGTGGTGTTGAGGTCATCGTTGCAAAAGCTGGTGTGGGGAAAGTAAATGCAGCCATTTGTGCCCAGACGATGATTTTGGCATATCGTCCTGATGCCATTATTAATATTGGTGTTTCCGGAGGTTACCACAGCTTAAATATTGGAGATGTTGTTGTAGCAAATGCTGTAGTAGAACATGATATGGATACATCTCCGCTCGGTGACCCAAAAGGGTATATTTCTGGATTGAATTTGGTGCAAATGCCAGCAAACAGCCATTTATCCCAGCAACTGATTTCTGCCGCAGAGCGAGTAGGAGTTTATTGTAAATCCGGTTTGATTGCGTCGGGAGACCAATTTATCAACTCCAATTCCAAAGTAGAAGAGTTGTACCGGGAATTTCATGCGATTGCTTATGAAATGGAAGGCGCTTCTATTGGACATGTTTGTACACAAAACAAACTTCCTTTTGCCGTGTTGAGGGCAATTTCTGATAATGGGGATGATAATTCTAATATTGACTTCCCTACTTTTGTTCAGATGGCAGCAGAGCGTTCCATTTCAATTATTTTAGGTTTTTTAACTGCTCTGTCAAAGGCTCATTAA